The Neodiprion lecontei isolate iyNeoLeco1 chromosome 6, iyNeoLeco1.1, whole genome shotgun sequence sequence CGGCACTTAGCCAAGGTGGCTACCGTTATCCAATGCCAATAGAGTTGGAATTGTGCGAGTTATTCTCTGATGTTAATTGAAGACTGAAGCTTTGTGCTTCGCtcatgtttgaatattttccaacTCCGGGATAGTAGACTTAAACAACAACGGTTACGGCTGATGATTTGAAATTCACTTCCAGTGTTGGATTCGAGCGCTAAAGTGCCATCGGGCTTGTTACGCGGTAACATAAATCAGCTGGGCGACTTTGACCAATGTCTGGGTGTAAAGGCGTATGTCAAGGTCGATGAGAAGACGGTTAAGGTCCAGGGAAAGTATTGCCTGGCAACTATTGATTTGCAGGCGACGAGACACGATACGAAAATTCCTGTGAACTTTATGCAGAGCCGAGCGTTCCTCAGAGCCAGCATGAACGGGGTAAGCCTAGGAGATCGTAGCGCATCCATTACTGGTGGCGTGTTGTAAGTCTTAGGAGGTTTTCAGCCGTCGCACTTCATTCCAAGATTCACTACCGCTAACTGGGCACTTTGTGTTCCGGCTGCCTGCTCACCAGCGGACGTTCAATCGGTGATAAAAGACGCTCTTAGCGCTTACAACGAATCAATGGGACTAAGGTTTTCCATCGGTGTTGACCCGGATTCTTGCTACGTTAAACAAAAGGCGCAGCCGTACTCCAAGGAGACAGTTGCCATTTTgtgagtaaaattttctcctGAACGGTAAAATTTTAGTTTCATCTCTTCGGCCTGGTTGTTCAGCGTTACTTCGTGGatataaaatggtaaaagCTGAACCACAAGGTCTGTTGagtttgaattattaataGCTTGAACAGTGTAATCCATGGCTGAAGTATCGCGTGCCTTCCAGccaggataaaaataaattcacgcaTCTCAAGTGAGGATGTGCACCCACTGATGCCACGTAGGCTGCATTCGTTGTAGAAAGCCTTGGCCTTGGGCCGCATTTATTGCTGTAATCATTTCTATTCCCTTTACTAGCAGAAGATCGCATTTGATTATCTTCATTTTCTGATACTATTTTATGTCTGCAGGTACTTTTACGCGATGACAGTGTGCCTGGTCTTGGTTGCGACGCTGCGTGATTTTTTCCTCACTTTCGACAGGCCGGGTAAAGTGATGATTTCGTACCACCTGGCGAATAACTACCGCATTGCGTTTACCACGTGGATTGTTTATTGTGTTCGCAGGCAGCTATTCCGAAAGAATTATAATGGCATTCTCATTGCGACGAACGACGACGTTACTACTGCAGGATTCCCAAAGCAGGAACGACATCCGATGCATACATGGTATCAGAACGCTGGCGACAATTTTACTCTACGTGGCTCACAAACTGATCCCCATGTCCAGAATACCTTTTGCAAACAGAATATCTTTAACTGAGGTAGACTTTGATCGCACTCCTTATCTTGACCGAGTAGCTTTATGATTTATCATAACTTCTGCTATGCTCAGGTGGCCAATAATCCGATCAGTTCTATTCTAAGGGTTTCGCTCGTATACACGGACTCGTTCCTACTTCTGAGCGGAGTTTTAACCGCGTACAACATGGCTAAGGAATACAATAAACGTGGGGAGATTCGATGGTTCTGTCGATTTGTCACCAGGTTTATCAGGTCCGCAAGAATTCGATCCGGAAACGGAATAAcgtattgtataaaatttttgtacagtATTTTTAGCATGGTTATTTTAGGTTAACACCAGTGCTTCTGGCTGTGGTGTTTTGGTACGCGTTTGTCATGGAGCACGTGGGATCTGGACCACAGTGGAACAGCGTTGTCAAGAGCAACGCTGATCTCTGCAAGAAAAATGCCTGGACCAATTTACTTTACATTCAAAATTTCTTGCCATTTGAAGAAATGGTGAGTTAAATACCAAAAGTTAAataccaaaaattattatacctttCACTGTTCATAACCAGTAACTGATATATCAACTACCTTTACAGTGCGCCACGCACACGCATCAGCTTGCTTTGGACATGCAACTGTCTTTGATAGCCCCGATGCTGGTTTTCTTCCTCTACAACAAACCAGTAATCGGCATCCTTGTTATACTTTTCCTGCTACAAGTATCGGCAACTCTCCGCTATCTGGCTACGACGAACAACTATTTATCTTTGGTTATTTTTCACGGAATGACGTGAGTGAATCCTGTACCTTTAACAAATTGGGATGGAGCTTTAtctaattatcattttcaggCTGAAGCACTTGTACAAAACGGCTAATTTGATGTACGCGCTGCCATTGCACCGAGCCACCCCTTACCTCTTTGGTACAGCGCTTGGAACACTCATGCATTACACCGGGAAGCAAGTTCGAATTCACAAGGTGCATCATTAGCAAATTCCGTTGttaagttttttcttttttgctcaCTGAACGGATTAATCACTGTTTGCAGGTACTTGTAATTATTGGATGGGTAGTGGCTGCTGCCTTGGGATTCTGGTCGTTATTTTCCCCGTGGAGATCGGCTAGAAGAGATTACACTTATGATGTTGAGGAAGCAACTTATTATGCCGTGGTCCTGCCAGTGTTCTGGTCCATTTCTTTATCGTGGGTTATATTTGCCTCGTTTACCCAAAATGGAGGTTTGTAGGAACTTACGTAGAAATTGGTATTCGTAACGGGTTTCGCTGGTCAAATGTGTTTTGGCGATCAACTGTTAGTCTCTTCTCACTTGCAGGAGTATTAAACAGATTTTTGTCCCACCATTGGCTGGTGGTATTGAGCAGGATATCTTACTCCGTTTACCTGACACAATTTGCGGTATTCTTCTACAACGTCGGAATCACAAGGTATACGGCAGAATTCCAACTTCATAGATCCGTGAGTATTTTACTCATTTGTTCTTTGACAACAATAGAATAACTTGCGTTGAACTGACTATTAATGCACCAGTCTTCTAGTATTACTGTAGTAAAAAGTGTTCGAATTTTGCTTGCAgatcgatttgtatgaagcAGCAGCCGTTATCAGCGTGTCAGTGACATTGACGCTGCTTCTGGATTTGCCTATGCAAGAAGTAAAGAACGTGATAATGGAATTCACCGATGGATTGACGGTGGATAAGGTCAACAGCGTGGATAAGGTTGATGAAAAAACGACTGAGACTAAAAACCACATATTAGTAAAACAAGTAGAAAAAGACAGCGCACTAGCTGACGAAGAAGTCGAGTCCACTGGCTGGGATTGGCAAAAGGACATAGTTTCGAGCAGGAATATCGAGGATGAATATCTAGATGGAGAAGAAACACTTGACGTTCAGACATTCAAGAATGACCATCCTAGAAGAAAATCATTCATTAGACGCAACgcggaggaggaagaggaaattCCCACGTGGGACTGGATACAAACCCCTGTTAGAAAAATACCAAGACGAAGCAACGACGAGGACAAAGAAGTGAGGAGGGAAAGGAGAAGCCTCAGTCGTCAGGAAATATTAGCGAACGACTACGTAGATGAACCGAAAACTCTAAAGAGATCTTCCGTTCAACAACCACGGGACGAAGATGTTTGCAGAAGAGATGGACGGTCGCAGCCTAGAGCTTGGGAGAGTAGAAAAACAATGGTACAGGATCTAGAGGAATCGTCAAGGAATTTCAAACAGAGAGACGATTCATTCTTGAGAGCTGGTGACGGCAGAAAGTCAGACCTCAAGGATCACGAAGTCCTATCGAGGGAGTCAACGAAAGGAGAACGACCTTCATCGAAAGATACTGATGGAGTCTCGGCTTCAATGTGGAGACCGATAGAGCAGCCGTCATGGGAATACGTGAACAGAGAGCGTTCAGCCTCTCAGAGCGCGAGAGATGGGAAAAGAACAGTAACGAAAGGTTTGGATGGACAATCATCAGCGCTCAGATCGTCGACGGGATCTTTGCCACGTGCAAGTGATCTCCAGAGAAAAGTACTGAGTGATACAGAAGAGCCGACATATTGGAAGAAGAAGCAATTACCGGCGAAGGTCTTGCCGTTGGAAGAACCGAGGGTGAGTGACGAGGAGAACTGGGAATACGAGCTGCGGTTACGAAGGCAGAAGATAGGCAAGATTTTACCATCCGATGAAACTGGAACTGCGAGCGAAGAGGAGGACTGGAGCATACTGAGGAGACGATCTTCAGCCGAAGGTAAAATGGCTCTGTTGAACGACTCGtcagaaataaaaagtttcgGCGCTTGGAGTATCAGCAAAGTGCCAAACACGACCTCCGATGCCTATTCACACGAGCCGAGCGAAAGTGACGAAGAAAATGCGTACGATGTTACCAGAAATGATTATCGCGAGACTAGACCTCCATTCCGAGAACGGTACGACACCCAGAGCGAAGACGAGACGAGCTGGAACCCCTCTAGGCAACAGTCACGCCCTGCCGTAAGTCCAACGACATTTGTAGATGAGGAAAAAGATCCGTCGAGCTACGATTTTATGTTGAAAAAGGTAAGCAAACGGACGTCGCTGCAGAATCTAGATAGAATTTCGCAGGAGGAACTGGAAGCGGAGGAGGATACTGGGTGGGATTTTGTCAAGGAAGAAAACGCTGATATGAGCGACAGCCAGACCACGTCAACTGGACTTTTCAAGCGGGCCTCCATTATCAGAAGTCAAGCGAGCGAGGAGGACCCGGAATACGTATTGCCAGAGCGGCCGAAGCTTGTTGAGCAGGAGCAGGAACATCCCTTCAAAAAGGCATGGCAGATGCAGAAGTCCAGGT is a genomic window containing:
- the LOC107217967 gene encoding uncharacterized protein LOC107217967, with protein sequence MTAPAMGMVHLSQAGCGVQLARILFLVLALASLLFLIPDGVGAFRIRDGGGSASIEQTRTSCNPLFGKCAQHKTSGLSATTSSSPIIGLRRRFEGATAFSSRPTKSQPLVEESGEVRDNDRAHAGASSYVKSKFEKVASVKVPDVVRAQLRNSAVTKAAASGFARSSIQSKSYSRNSYEDDDGTIETEENEDDNDDSEDYDEENDDDDEDRDDTDGEEENDGEDGNEDEDEDVENYSKDEEGSQTESEEEIKDDEATKSSENEDDDEDADYGRIKVEDEQVLDSNNEDVESTESVEDKHIRIKHEAKIAKQDMPSDKMSIKVTPVHHMWSTENSTRQSIEDIEKLITADSTGQSNEDMEAATKTTRHDDGASDQAGVVDLVEENGDKFVAQETEFDGTTLDASKISVSKYSTSENDDDGDQSEVKKDDTGKVEDVVVPPPRKLERVRLADKSKSMEVVLGRSIEDSFEKAAPQKVTKTEPRQVQKVSSDAEKIEVLKPASTGEQKSESLLVVKPSENISLPLASQKTNGTVKKGKNKAGPRQPTKEAKPPPQPLAKQSEKSKVKVPERESDQKSTKSNAKPKKRMEASITLSELNDLLLTTPSFTPNFTAIENPVCQQHGKIFLRQLRGYKLWALQMLDSSAKVPSGLLRGNINQLGDFDQCLGVKAYVKVDEKTVKVQGKYCLATIDLQATRHDTKIPVNFMQSRAFLRASMNGPSHFIPRFTTANWALCVPAACSPADVQSVIKDALSAYNESMGLRFSIGVDPDSCYVKQKAQPYSKETVAILYFYAMTVCLVLVATLRDFFLTFDRPGSYSERIIMAFSLRRTTTLLLQDSQSRNDIRCIHGIRTLATILLYVAHKLIPMSRIPFANRISLTEVANNPISSILRVSLVYTDSFLLLSGVLTAYNMAKEYNKRGEIRWFCRFVTRFIRLTPVLLAVVFWYAFVMEHVGSGPQWNSVVKSNADLCKKNAWTNLLYIQNFLPFEEMCATHTHQLALDMQLSLIAPMLVFFLYNKPVIGILVILFLLQVSATLRYLATTNNYLSLVIFHGMTLKHLYKTANLMYALPLHRATPYLFGTALGTLMHYTGKQVRIHKVLVIIGWVVAAALGFWSLFSPWRSARRDYTYDVEEATYYAVVLPVFWSISLSWVIFASFTQNGGVLNRFLSHHWLVVLSRISYSVYLTQFAVFFYNVGITRYTAEFQLHRSIDLYEAAAVISVSVTLTLLLDLPMQEVKNVIMEFTDGLTVDKVNSVDKVDEKTTETKNHILVKQVEKDSALADEEVESTGWDWQKDIVSSRNIEDEYLDGEETLDVQTFKNDHPRRKSFIRRNAEEEEEIPTWDWIQTPVRKIPRRSNDEDKEVRRERRSLSRQEILANDYVDEPKTLKRSSVQQPRDEDVCRRDGRSQPRAWESRKTMVQDLEESSRNFKQRDDSFLRAGDGRKSDLKDHEVLSRESTKGERPSSKDTDGVSASMWRPIEQPSWEYVNRERSASQSARDGKRTVTKGLDGQSSALRSSTGSLPRASDLQRKVLSDTEEPTYWKKKQLPAKVLPLEEPRVSDEENWEYELRLRRQKIGKILPSDETGTASEEEDWSILRRRSSAEGKMALLNDSSEIKSFGAWSISKVPNTTSDAYSHEPSESDEENAYDVTRNDYRETRPPFRERYDTQSEDETSWNPSRQQSRPAVSPTTFVDEEKDPSSYDFMLKKVSKRTSLQNLDRISQEELEAEEDTGWDFVKEENADMSDSQTTSTGLFKRASIIRSQASEEDPEYVLPERPKLVEQEQEHPFKKAWQMQKSRSEEDGPVGFLVKDKDTRPRSGGSEGRKDAPQQDEIKRARPSAGGQNEDLSYFGGDEAESTSVSYPASNSGDSASLDWIEDEERSTVSGLEETELESTESAEKDAEFLTGKKEQMRYSEEANWEWNQEET